The Gloeobacter morelensis MG652769 genome contains the following window.
TCTTCTACGGCGCGCTTGCCACCCTCTTTTCGCTCTACTACTGGCTGGTGCTCGCCCTGGATGTCGGCTCCGGCTACAACGAGTTCGACAAACAAAACAAAAAAGTGACCGTCCTCCGGCGCGGCTTCCCCGGCAAGAACCGCATCATCGAAATCGTCCATCCGCTCGAAAACATTCTGGGCCTCAAGGTGCAGATCAAAGAAGGGCTCAACCCGCGCCGCGCCTATTTCCTCAAACTCAAAGGAGCGCGGGATCTGCGCCTCTCGCCGGTCGGCCAGCCCCAAGCGCTCGCGGCGGTCGAAGATCAAGTTTCGGCGATCGCCCGCTTCTTGAATATCGGCGTAGAAGGAATCTAGCCCTTGCGCCGGTTCGCCCCCCTGCTTGCCGCCGCTGCCTTCGCCCTGGTGGCTCCCGCTGCAGCCCCGGCCGCTCCCTTAACTGAAAGTCTGGTCAAACTGCGCTCCATCTCGCGCGTGCCGCTCATGGCAGGCTGGAAGCTGCACCAGGGAGATCTGCCCGATGCCGCCTCGCCCACGTTGGACGACGGCGCCTGGCCGGTGGCCAAACCCGACGCCAAAGGCAACATCGGCTGGCCGAAGGGCCGCCGGGTGCTCTGGCTCAGGCAGTGGGTGACGATTCCGCCGGGCTGGCAGGGTTACGCGAGCGCCGGAACCCGGGTGCACCTCAACCTCATCTGGTGGGCCGAAAAAACTGAAATCTATGTGGGCGGCCGCTTCGTGCAGGCGGGCGATCTCTACGACGCAGTCCAGCGGGTGCCCGTCACCGCCGCCGCCCGGCCGGGGGAGCGCTTCTTGATTGCCCTGAAGCTCACCAGTCCCGGCCACGACCTCGGAGCGCTCAGCCAGGCGCGGCTCGACATCGCCGCCCCCGCCGGGCGCACCGATCCGGGCCTGCTGGCCGACGAACTGGAAGTGGTGGACGGCTATCTTAAGGAAATTGCCACCCCCGCCGAGCGCCGCCAGGGGCGCCCCGCCCTCGACCGGGCGCTCGCTGCCCTCGACTGGCGCGCCCTTGCCGGGCGCGATCAAGCCCGCTTCGAAAAGTCGCTCACCCGTGCACGCCAACGGCTTGCCTCTGCAGCCCAACTCACCCGAGCGCGCACGATCGCCTTACTTGGGCACTCCCATATCGATATGGCCTGGCTGTGGACGGTGCCGGAGACCAAGGAGGTAATCGAACGCACCTTCCGCTCGGCCCTTGGGTTGATGGAAAACCACCCCCGCCTCGACTTCGCCCAGAGCACCGCCCAGTCCTACCAGTGGCTGGAGCGCGAAAGGCCGCAATTGTTCGAAGCTATCCGGCGGCGCGTGGATGACGGGCGCTGGGAACTGGTGGGGGGGATGTGGGTCGAACCGGACCTCAATTTGCCCGACGGCGAGTCGCTCATCAGACAGGTGCTCTACGGCAAGCAGTACTTTCAAAGCCGCTTCGGCCGGGATATTCGCGTCGGCTGGAACCCTGATTCGTTCGGTTACACCTGGCAACTGCCCCAGATCTACAAAAAATCGGGGATCGATTATTTTCTGACCACCAAGCTCGACTGGAACGACACCACCCAATTTCCGCACCGGCTCTTCTGGTGGCAAGGGCCGGACGGCTCGAAGATCCTGACCTATTTCTCCAACCTCCTGGGAGCCCAGATCGAGGCGGTGCCGATGGCCGAAAAAGCCCGCGCCTACGAAAAAAACACCGGCCACCCGAAATTGATGTGGATCTACGGGGTCGGGGATCACGGCGGCGGCCCGACCCGGGACATGCTCGATCAGGCCGAGCGGCTTGCTTCCTCGCCCGTCTATCCGAAGATCGAAAAGACGACGGCACTCGCCTACTTCGAGCAACTGGCGGCAGCCGACCCCAAGGCCCGCCGCTTCCCGACTTGGAATAGCGAGCTGTACCTGGAATTTCACCGCGGCACCTTCACCACCCACGCGGGCCAGAAGCAGAAAAATCGGCGTATGGAAGTGATACTGGCCGAGGCTGAAAAGTTTTCCGCTGCCAGTAGGGTCCTCCAGAGCACCGCATATCCCGCCGCCGAACTGGAAGCGACGTGGAAAAAAGTGTTGTTCAACCAGTTCCACGACATCCTGCCGGGCTCG
Protein-coding sequences here:
- a CDS encoding photosystem I assembly protein Ycf4; its protein translation is MAAPAIYQTDKVLRFEVPGSRRPSTYFFALVLTLGGLGFLLAGLSPFVETNLLPFSDTRDLTRFPQGVTMIFYGALATLFSLYYWLVLALDVGSGYNEFDKQNKKVTVLRRGFPGKNRIIEIVHPLENILGLKVQIKEGLNPRRAYFLKLKGARDLRLSPVGQPQALAAVEDQVSAIARFLNIGVEGI
- a CDS encoding alpha-mannosidase — encoded protein: MRRFAPLLAAAAFALVAPAAAPAAPLTESLVKLRSISRVPLMAGWKLHQGDLPDAASPTLDDGAWPVAKPDAKGNIGWPKGRRVLWLRQWVTIPPGWQGYASAGTRVHLNLIWWAEKTEIYVGGRFVQAGDLYDAVQRVPVTAAARPGERFLIALKLTSPGHDLGALSQARLDIAAPAGRTDPGLLADELEVVDGYLKEIATPAERRQGRPALDRALAALDWRALAGRDQARFEKSLTRARQRLASAAQLTRARTIALLGHSHIDMAWLWTVPETKEVIERTFRSALGLMENHPRLDFAQSTAQSYQWLERERPQLFEAIRRRVDDGRWELVGGMWVEPDLNLPDGESLIRQVLYGKQYFQSRFGRDIRVGWNPDSFGYTWQLPQIYKKSGIDYFLTTKLDWNDTTQFPHRLFWWQGPDGSKILTYFSNLLGAQIEAVPMAEKARAYEKNTGHPKLMWIYGVGDHGGGPTRDMLDQAERLASSPVYPKIEKTTALAYFEQLAAADPKARRFPTWNSELYLEFHRGTFTTHAGQKQKNRRMEVILAEAEKFSAASRVLQSTAYPAAELEATWKKVLFNQFHDILPGSAIPAVYEQADREWHEAQDAGEDLRTAALRALAAQADTQGAGLPVVVFNSLATPRDAPVALPAPGHLRGARLMAVDRTGKGVPVQAAGDWLHFWAAGVPGIGHKVFWLRPGDIPAPATAGLENAYLRVEVDPRTGNLASIFDKRTGRETLNGPGNQLQFFKDAGQYWDAWNIDPDYEKHPLEAPTLVALQTVEQGPVRTVVRVVRRFRQSTFEQDLILYREAPHLEIANRVDWQERHIFVKAAFPLAVRSEQATYEIPFAAIERSTLRDTPARKAQWEVPALRWADVADARSGVSLINDSKYGHDARRTDTGTLLRLSLLRGPEWPDPKADLGEHSFRYALYPHPGDWREAATVRAGLEFNTPLHALPQTTHPGTLPESFLQLDNPQVVVAAWKQAEDGKGWLLRLYESQGRPAAARLRLAIPVRSVVKTDLLERPIAALAVQDGQASLQLGPYEIQTVRVQF